Part of the Phacochoerus africanus isolate WHEZ1 chromosome 8, ROS_Pafr_v1, whole genome shotgun sequence genome is shown below.
CAATTCCAGCTGCCACACCACCCACAGTGACTGCATTGGTTCGGATGTCGTACAGAAGCTGATTGAAGCAACccttgggggaggagagagagcatCCATCCATCGTCAGCAGCTGCCCCTACTCTTGCTCAGCACTCAGGACATCAAAGCCGCCCCCAACCTCCCAGGCCACCCCATACCTGCACCGTCTTGTTCTGGGCCTCTTCTTTAGTGCAGGGTTCCACAGCGGTGCCATTGCCAGGGTCAAAGCAACAGTATGGCGGGAAGACATTGTTCTCGCTGTTGTAGGGAGAGCCCTCAAAATCTGTGTAGTTGTTGAAGCCACAGCACTTGAGCTGGAGACGAGGCCAAGAGGGTGGTCAGCGGGGCCTTGGGTATGTCCCCCCACCCTGGAACCTCCCCGCCACCTCCCTTACCCCTTCCATGGTGGAGTTCCACACTTGGGTGAAGTCCTTCTGGGAACCGTAGTCTTTCTTGATGGCGGGCACGACCAGCAAGGTCAGGAAGTGCTCAGCCTGCGTGGGGAAGGCCCGTGCGTGAGGCCAGTCGGGGACGTGGCCGCGGCCCAACTGCCCCTGCCGGGCGCACCCCACGCCTCACCATGGAGGTGTAGACCAGGGCGACCACGGCAGCTGCGATCTCCGCAATGAAGATGACGAGGAGGATGAAGAAGAACTGAGTGGGGCACAGGGATCTGAGTTTTAGGGAGGCAGGCTTTCCTTGCCCTAACCCAGCCCCCCACGAAAACAGGGTAGGGGCCCCCTTTGCCAGAGCCCCTGGAGTCCGCAGCAGAGCTGGGGGATCCCCAGGGCCTGGTGTCAAGGATGAGGGGACGACCCTGGGCCTTGGTTCTGGGCCTGTGGAGCTGGGTTTGACACACCATCATGAGGGCACACTTGTTCTCCGTCTGGGCCCCGTAGCAGCCCAGGAAGCCGAGAGCGAGGAGGACAGCGCCGGCCGCGATGAGGAAGTAGCCCACGTTGACGAACTGCATGGCACTGGACGACAGCGGCCCGAAGATCTTCATGAAGGACGGTCCATCGACTGAGACCCAGATGCCCACTGCCAACAGGGCCGCACCACACAGCTGGCGACAGAGAAGCAGACCTTGAAATGGTGTCGCCAAGAAGCTCCCTACCGCGCCGTTGAGTCAGCAAGATGAGAGACGAGAAGGTTTCTCCTTTATTGGCTAAAATCTCACTGCGTAGGGAGGAAAAACATCCATTCGAGCCAGAAAGATGGAGCTGAGACATCCATAGCCAGCAGCACACCTAAGCAGATATAAATGGGTTCAGGGATTCCAGAAATATCCacggggatggggtggggcaagGCTTCCCCTCCCAGCTGCCAGGGTCCTGCCACAGAGCTAAGAACGCAAAAAAGCGGGTGAATaccccagcccccccaccccccatttcctTTCCAGGCTTTAGGTGTCTGGAACACCTCTGTCCTCAGATAGGCGGAAAAAGAGGGGTGGCAGCATCGAGCTAGCTCAACGGTCACCATAGCAACAGAGGCGTGGCTGAGGTTTACACCTGCTCCCAACCTTGGAGAGGGCGGTGGTGAGAAGGAATACCCACCCCAAGGCCCCATTTGGCTCCCCTCCAAGGACAAGCCTGGGCCTCTCCTTGTCACACAAGCGGAAACTGAGGCACCAGAGAGAGACAGGCAGAACTCTTAGAGGCTCTCTGGCTCAACCCCATCTCTGAGAGGGAATCCCAGGGTCCACACGGGGGAAGAGGACACACTGCCCAGTCCCCAGAACTCCAAGAGCAAAGCTTTCCGGATCCAGAGCTTCAGTGGATGAATCAGACACCGCCTAGGAGCACAGTTCCCACCGTCAGGCTGAGGCAACTGAGGCTGGAACCAGGAGGGAGGTGGCAGACAGGGGCTGGATCCCAGGCCTGTTTGCCCAAGGGCAGAAAGCTGGGCGTCTAGCCTACAGGGTCAAATTTCAAGGAGTTGCAGGCCTGCCCTGCCCAGTCAGCCGAGGCCTGGGCAACAGAGGCCAGAAAGCAAACCGGATTTGCCTTTAACCCCCTCAGGCCAGAGCCTCTGCTCTCCCCTTCCCCGAAGTCCCGATGCCTTCTTCGGATAAACACGGACAAAGGCCGAGTTCCCTGAAGGCAGAAGTAGCCCGAGGAACAAACCACATCAAAGTCAGAGCGTTCCTTCACCCCCAGCCCAAATTCCTCCAAACTCATCTAAACCTCACGTGTCCACCTCTTCACCTTCTACTCACTTTAACCAGCTCTCAGGTGGCGCCAAGGTCTCTGATGACATCCTGGGACATCCATGGGCACAGCATTCTCTTGACCTCTGATACCTCCCTCTCCCTGTTTGCCTCCTGCCGCTCCTTTGTTTGCTTCCCGGTGGACTTTTCTCCATTTATCCTTTATAAGGGGGGTCTCCCAGAGTTCCCTCTCCCTGCTGATTGCTCTCACCCCTCCCACGGCTTCAGTGACTACCCAAGGGCacctgactttatttattttttggctgcgcctatggcatacagaagttccccgggccagagATGAACCCTGCCCACAGAAGtaacgagagccacagcaataacaatgctggatccttaacccgctgagccaccagggaactcctgggcacatGACTTTCAAATGTCCGTGTCCAGCTCTGACCTGAGATGCAACCCTGCTGGGCACACGGCCGTCTGTGGGCTATGCCCCCGGTTGCTCTTGCCAGAGACGTGGTCATCATGCCAGGACCTCTCTCCTCCTtgccccttctcccacccctcaGTGCCCCCCAAGGGCTCTGTGTCTTGTCCGCTCTTCCCGTGTCTCCCCATCTCCGCCACCATCTCTAGCGTTCAAGCCTCATTGCTCAGCTCCCTCAAACACACCTTATACAATCTGTTCCTGGTTTTCTGAACAATATCTAATTTCACCACCACCGGGCCTTTCTGCATATGCTTCgccaacacccccaccccaccccgtgcAAATTTCCAGCCTCAGCTATTTCCTCCTAGAAGTCTTCTCTGACCAGGCAGGTTTCAAGCCCCTCCTATAGGCTCCCGCAGTCCCTGTGCGGAAGGCCACATAAGCTTTGTCACAACCGCCTGCCTATCTGGCCTGCTGGATCTGCGATCTCCAAGGGCAGAGAAGCTTGCTCACCTGTTACCCCCGGCCCTCAGCAGAGCCTGAGGCaacatgtttgttgaataaaaaaaGGGCTGCCTGCAGCCAACCCTCTGCTCTAACATCTCCGGGCTGTCTCTGCTTTCGGCTCCCCACCATCCAGAGGCCACTGCGTTTCCTTCCACACTAGTGGCCCtgggcacccccccccctcctctcACTTGGGCCCTAGCCTGTTCGCCTACTCTGCCCTGCTCTAAGCCTGAACTGAAGCTTCCCGGAGGGGAGGGGTGCCCCTAAGATTCCCCACTCCGACTTGTGGCCAGGCTGCCACCGGGAGCGGGACTCAGCATCATCGGGGCAGACTTCTGCACCTCATCACAAGGGGCAACTTGAAGGACCGAGTCCACGCAGGGCAAGCTCCTCTTTCCCAGCTCGGGCTGTGCTGAGGTCGAGATGCGCTCCTGCAGGGAACCCCAAAGAGCCCGTAACCCCGCACTTACAAAGATGAGCAGATTGAAGAGGATCATCACCGTCTTAATGAAGCTGAAGCACCGCATGGCGGCTCCTGGGAGGCAGACGTGCGTGAGTTGGGACCCCGcccctcgccccctccccagcctgggctgaCCTACCCGACCCCAGCCTCCTGGACAAGCCTGTCGCCAAGCTTCTCCAGCGTCTGACCCCGACACCTCAGGATTTCTCCCAGATCCCATCCTGACACCCTATGCCTCTGTACTGCCCAGGCCCTCTACCAACACCTGACCCTCGGACAACCGAACACCCCAGGTTCCTCCCCTGACCCCCAAGCCAGACTCCCACACCACAGGGTCACTCCGCGCCCTTCCCTGGCACCTGCCTATCCTGGACTTTCCAAACCAGACCAAGCCGGGATTCTTCCAGCACCCTCCCCGCCGCCAGTCACCGCCACCAGTCCTGTTCGCAGATGGATGTCACTTCACGGACACGCTTGACCCTATGCCATCACCTGCTGGGGGCTCTCGGTAGTGAGTTCTGAAAGAGGGATCCGCTGCGCTCCAGAGGGGACAGCTGCCTCGGGGCACTGCCACTGAGTGGGCAGGCAGGGAGAGGAGCTGGCTCACCGGGTACTGCTCACCTGTGGGCGGGGCAGGCGCCTTAAAGGCCTCCTTCTGCCCGCCCTCCGCCCTGCCCCACCCGCAGCCCGTCGGCCTCCACCTGCCCCTGCTGCCCCCTGCTGCCTCGCGCCCCGGCCTGGCAACGCCAACCACAGGCAGGCACCGCCCTCCCCACCTGCGGGAGGgggaggtctggggtggggcagggggcggccCGGACCGGCTTCCTTCCTGCACAGATGCTTCCCGCCCGCCAGCAGCTGAGAGTCGCACGCACCCTACGTGCTCGCAGCACACACATCTGCCCACACTACACAtccacacacagatacacataaaCACCTTCTAGTGCCCACGaacgcacacgcgcgcgcgcgcgcacacacacacacacccacccactcTGAACTCCGGGGACTGACTCCCAGCAACATCTGAAGTGCATCAACTACCCCCAGCCCCGCCACGCGCACTCTTGCAGGCGTGCCCGAACATGCTTTCAAGGAAGTAATCAAAACTTGGCATTTTCTGCTCCCTCCTTTGAGTGGTTCTTTTCCTTGCATAAAACTTCCCGTTCCCCATCTTCCTCCCGCATCTTCCCCCCGCATCTTCACTCCTCACTCTTGTCCCGCCCCACCCGTCTCCTCTCCGCTCTTCTCTCGGCGCTCCGCAGACGCCCCGGTCCTTCTCGCCAGCAGGGGGCAGCATGGTCCCACTAAAGCGCCGCCCCCACCTCAAAGGGTTATAGCCCTAAGTCCCCTCATCATAAATACTTCCTGGGCTGCCAATCTTGAGGTCCAGGTGCTGGGAAAGTTCTGGTTTTTAGGTCACTCAGGCCAAGTGCTCCAATCCTGGTTCTGTTGCTTATGAGCTGCGTGACCCCGGGAGCATTTCCTGGACTTAGTTTTAAGCTTCTGTTTCCTGGTCTGTAGTGTTATGgggttttatgtttattattttaattattttaatctttaattgaagtatagttgatttacaatgttgtgcttagtttcaaatgtacagtaaagggattcagttatatatttaggatccatgaggatgagggtttgatccctggcctcactcagtgggttaaggatctggtgttgccatgagctgtggtgtaggtcgcagatgtgactcagatctggtattgctgtggctgtggtggaggccagcagctgtagctctgattccatccctagcctgggcacttccatatgccacacctgtggccgtaaaaagaaaaaagaaaaacaaaacaaaaaacaaacgtgttgagtagagttccctgtgctatacagtagctcttttttatctattttatttctagtagtgtgtatatgttaactgcagactcctaatttatcgcTCCCTCTCAGCCTTCAGCTATAGGGTttcaaaatgagatttttctcCCCATTCTGGAGCATAAGAGAATGACCACAGAATGAGTCATAGGGAAAGCCATAGCCAGAGGGGCTGTGGAATGGaagaagtgggatttttttttttttttttggccgtgcctgcaacatgtagaaattcccagaccagggatcgaacccacaccacagcagtggcccgagccacagtagtaacaacacggaagccttaacctgctaggccaccagggaactcctgaatttttcaatttgttttgtttttataatgagaGAAGGCAGCTGAGGAGATAGGAGAAGGCTCTTAACATTAATATTTGTGCAGATCATCTTTtaaatgtataacatatatagtaaatcttttctctcccttcacaacaatcctatgatcCTATGAGGCAAGATTCTCTTttgagctgcttttttttttttttttttttgctttttagggccgcaggtgtggcatatggaaattcccaggtgagctacagctgcccgccttcgccacagccacagcaacgccagagccaagcggtgtttatgacctacaccacagctcacagcaacactggatccttaacccactgagcgaggccagggatggaactctcgtcctcatggatactagtcaggtttgtaacccctgagccacaacgggaacagcTGATCTGCTTTTAAAACACGGGGAAAGAGAAGTACAGAGGTTAAGGGCACGTTTCTGAATGACGGGATGCATGAATGCGTACAGAGCAGCCGTGGTTAAGTGTCTGGGCTTTGGACCTTGGCCGTCCCGGAACCGAGTCCCTGCCTGCCTCTGATGGTGTGGCTTCGCCAAGCGGAGCCTCGCCTTCCTTATGCAGTGGGCCCCATCTTCAAGGATTCCCTATCTGAATTCACCTACTCCCTAAAGATGATGCGTAACCCCAAACTGCTTCTCCCGGCACTTTCGTGGTCTTTCTTGGACATGCATAGAGCTGCGAAAGATTCAAGTTGTCCAACAGGCTCATTCCCAGCCCGGGGTGAGCAAGGGGCCAAGCTGCCGTCTTGTTTCAGCTCTCGTAATGTGAACAAGTGTTCTTTTTGTGCTCTGTTTAGTGTCTGTCAcgttttatgcatttttatgcCTTCGTTGGTGATTTTCCTGTTAAAGACCCTCATGGGTCAGGCTGAAGGGGCCTCTGGTGTTCCTAAGAGCGGCAGGCGCTGCGCCTTTTCAAGAAAATCCATGTGTTGGGTTCGATCAGCTCCACTCAGGCACATGTGATGGTGCTGTTGGCCCTGAGTTCAATGTTGATGACATCGATGCATTTTAAACGAAGTGCCtttaacagacacacacataaactcGGTCATTGTTCCGACGACAAAATGCTGTGGCCAAAGGCGGCTATGAATCAACTCCGGTAATTCTCCTCAGAGCAGTGGCTCAATATTTGCCATTTCAGGGCTTGTGGTGACTTTATTAGAACATAACAACCATGAATAACGAGAATGGACAGTATATGAAATAAGAATAATGATGGGATATCCGTGTAGGGTTGGTGTGGGATTAAATGCGTGAATGTTTGTAAAGAACTTGGCACCACGCTTGGCTCATGGTGAGGACTCGATCAACAGAGTTTATATTGTTAAGGTGGATGAGTGAGAAAGTAAGG
Proteins encoded:
- the TSPAN1 gene encoding tetraspanin-1, with protein sequence MRCFSFIKTVMILFNLLIFLCGAALLAVGIWVSVDGPSFMKIFGPLSSSAMQFVNVGYFLIAAGAVLLALGFLGCYGAQTENKCALMMFFFILLVIFIAEIAAAVVALVYTSMAEHFLTLLVVPAIKKDYGSQKDFTQVWNSTMEGLKCCGFNNYTDFEGSPYNSENNVFPPYCCFDPGNGTAVEPCTKEEAQNKTVQGCFNQLLYDIRTNAVTVGGVAAGIGGLELAAMIVSMYLYCNLK